From Microbacterium rhizosphaerae:
ACACGACGAGAACTCTCATGGCTCACCCGGCTCTTCCGTCAGTGTGTGCGACCGTCCGGGTCATCGTCCGCTGTGTGCGAGCTCGTCACGGCGTCGGATGTACTCGTCGTGGTCGATCTCGCCGCGCGCGTAGCGCTGGTCGAGGATGTCACGGGCCGGCGGTGCCGCCTCCGCTCCGACGGTCGGCCGCGCGCCGCCGCTCCTCGTGAGAAGACCGGCGATCGCGACGGCGGCAGCGATGATCAGGAGAGCCGTCACGATCCAGACCACCCACCACACCGGGTCGGTGCCTGTCATCATCCATCCGTACATCAGGTGCTCCTTCGACACGTCTTCATCTGTCAGGATGCCTTCCGGCGCCGCCACCCGATCAGGCCTTTGGTCCCGCGTCGTCGTCTCTCGACCGGGTTCACCCGCTGCCCGTGCTCGTCGTGCACGGCAACAGGTCGCTTTCGGAGTGACCTCCGCGCCTGCGGATCGGCGCGTACCGCCCGGCCCGTCCCGCGAGCTCGATCACCTCTCGGCGTCGGTACCAGGCTCCGGCGTATCGATCAGCCGCGTGTCCCTGGCGCCCTCCCGCAGGCCGGCTTCCATGGATGCGATGTCCCGCAGCGTCAGGAGCGGGTCCGTGTCGGACAGGCGCGAGCGCTCCGCCTCTCGCGCGCGCTGCGTCTGCTCCTTCACGACCGGGGCGGCGAGATCTGCGAGCTGGTCGGCGTCCAGCTCGTCCGCAGCGGCGAGCCCGGGCGCGAGGGGGAGGATCTGGGACGGTACGACCGAGTGCAGGATGACGTTGGCCTCGAGCATGCTGGCCAACGGCTCCGCGGCCGCGATGGCGAGCATCGCCCCGGCCTCCTGGACCACCGGCGCGACGTGCCTGATGAGCGCTTCGGCGTAGACGCGCAACCGCGTCATAGCCTCCTCCGAGAGGTGCGCGCCCGGAGCGGCTCGCTCATCCTCGGACTCGGTCTCTCGCTCGATGCCGGGAGGCGCGGGCGGGTCCTCGAGGTCGATGCTCCGCGCAGGATGCGCCGTCACGTCGATCAGTCGGGCCGAATCCTCGGAGGCGGCGAGGACGAACACGCGGGATGTCAGCGAGAGGGCCGCATCGACGAGCGGAGCGACGTCGAATCGATCGGATACCGTGACGCCCGGCGCGGCATCGGTGGTGAGGGGGAACACGTCGCACTCCTCAGGCGTCACGAAGATGCCGACGGAGCGGGGCCGGTGACCGAGCGGCGCAACGGCGAGACGCAACGAGGATGCCGCCCCCTCGAGCCGATCACGAACGCCGCCGATCACGCGCTCGGATGCCGCGGCATCCGTCAGTGCGCGTGCGACAAGCCGGATCTGGACCTCGGCCGCAGCGCTCGGGCGGTCCGATCCCAGCCACGCGTCCGCATCGCCGTAGACCGTGACGCACCACGGCGCCCGCACATCCGCGATGCGGCGAACCTCCGCCAGAGACAACGTCGCCACGGCGCGCTCCCTCCCTCGAACGTCACGTGCTCTCAGACTCGCCCGCCGCGCGGCCGGGAAGCAGAGACTTTGGTCCCGTCCTGCGTTCCGTGGAAGAGCCGGATGCACAGCATCACACCGACGGCGAACCGGCCGATCACCGCCAGGACGAACAGGCGGTACCCACCCCCGACACGGGGCATCGACGCCGGCCCGGCTACCCGGAGGACTTTCGTCCCGATGACGAACCTCGTGCGGGCCGTAGCGTGCTCCCCACGCATCGCGCCCGTCTGGAAGAGCCACGGAGGTGGCGCCGGGCAGACGATGTGGAAGGGAACGGGTGAAAGCCATGGATGCGGCACCGCTGTCCATGTCCGAAGTCCTCCGCGTGGCGAGCGTCGCCTCGCCGTGGTGCGTCTCCGTCTACAGCGACGACGACACGTGGCTCCGCGGGAACCACCGCAACGAGGCCGCGCAGGTGCAGATCCGGCTTGCTGCTCATGCGATGAACCGCGCGGGAGCACCCGCACACGTCGTCGCCGCGGTGCGCGCCCAGATGGAGCAGGCAGCGTCGCCCTCCCGCCCGGAGGCGGTCTCGTTCGACCATCGGATCCGTTCGGTCGGCATCTTCGCGACCCCGGAGTCGTGCGACGTGTTCGCCCTCGCCACCCTGCCCGCCCCGCGCGTGCACGTGTCGAATCGGTTCGTGATCGGCCCCCTGCTGGATGCCGCCCTGGCGCTCGGCCCGCGGATCTGCGTGCTCGCCGCGTCGGAGAACGCGGCGCGCCTGGTCGATGTCACGTCGTACCCCGCGCGGCTCATTGAGGTGCCCGACCTTCCTCAGGACCTGGCCAGCACCGTGAACCTCGACCTCACCCACGACCGGCAGACTCTGGCGCACCGGCGGATATCGGAGGAGCCGAAAGAGCGGCTTCGCGTCTACGCGAAAGCCCTCCTGCGCGCGGTGCATGAGCCCGTCAGACACGCCAAAGCGATGCTCGCCATCGTGGCCGCGGAGCCTCTCGCGAGCCTTCTGCACGCCGAAGCCGACCCGCAGTTCGCGGCGCTGGCGCCCGTGCCGGGCAACCCGGACCGGCTCAGCCTCGAAGACCTCGCCAACCTCGTCACGCCGCGCGCCGATGCACACCGAGAGCGTGCGCGCCGGCTGCAGATCTCGCGCCTCGAGAGCACCGATCCCGGCCTCGTCCTGGCGGACGTCGCCCAGATCCACGCGGCTCTGCGAAACGGCGCGGTGGACACGCTCTTCGTCGACCCGGATCCGCAGCGGGCCGTCGACGACGACCGACCGGAGAGTGCCGACCGCGCGGACGAGCTCATCCGCGAGGCCCTGGCCACCGATGCGACGATCGTGCCCTTGCGAGCCGGCGACCCGCGCAGCAGCCGGCGGGTCGCCGCGATCCTCCGCTACCGCGTCGCGGAGTGAACCGACTCGGCCGACGCGTTCCGCCTCCCACCCGGCCTCCCGCCGACTGCGTCTCGTCGGGGCGTCCGATCGTCCATCCGCCGCCCGCACGAGCGCGGGGAGCCGTGTCGGTGCACGGCTCCCCGCGTCTACTCGCCGGGCTGGCTCGTCGTGCTGATGGCGATCTGCCGTGGCGCGCTGGCGCCGTTGAGCGGGACGGTCACCTTCAGGATGCCGCCGCTGAAGGTGGCGGTGATGTGCTCGTCGTCGGCGCCGTCGGGAAGCGGGACGCTGCGGTAGAAGCTGCTGCTGCTCTCGCGGAGCATGTACGTCTTCTGCTTGTCCTCTTCCTTCTCGTGGTGCTCCGCATGGATGACGAGGGCGCCCTGGTCGACGTTCACCGTGATGTCCTTCTCCTCGAAGTTGGGGAGCTGGGCCTCGACGATCACCGTCTTCTCGTCCTCGGTGTACACATCCGTCGTCGGCATCGCGAATCCGCGCAGCGCGCGGAAGAACCGGTTGTCGAACAGCTCCCGGCTGAGGGAGTCGAGCTCGGCCAACGGGTCGAAACGGACGATGGTTCCTGCCATGATTCCTGCCCCTTTCAGAAGGCCTTGATGATGAGATGGTTGAGCACCTCGGTGACGTGGGGAGACGCCCAGGCGGCATCTGCAGCCTGCGCCGACTCCGCCCACGAATGCACGATGCCGGTGAGCGTGACTCTGCTGCCCTCCACGGCCACGTGGATGCTCTCGGCATCCAGCTGGGCGTGACGGGTCAGCGCGTCGGCGATGCGCTGCTGCGTGTCCGGCGCGGAGGGACGCTGCGTCAGCCTGATCATGTTGCTGATCGTGTAGACCCCGGGCAGATACTGCACCGCGTGCTGTGCGGCGTGCCGCTGGTACTCCCAGGCCGCCTCCCCGATGAGCAGCACGTGGTGGTCGGTGACCTCCGCCTGCACGCTCCGCGGCACGTTGACGGCGGTCTTGAGCGCATGATCGACCTCTCGCACGATGTCGATCTCACTCGGAGGAGTCCCCTTCGACCGCACGATGAGGTCGTCGGCGACCGTACGGACCCCGCGCACCCGCAACGCCGCGCTCTTGGCGGCGAGCTTCTCCGCATACGAGTCGACCTCGCCGGACAGGGTGACCGCGCCCTCCTCGACACTGACGCCGATGCCCGCGGAATCGACATCCGGCACCCACTCCAGTTCGTCACGGACCATGTCCTGGACGTCCAGGTCGCTCAGCGTCGCCTTGGTCATCTGTTCCCCCTTCCTCCCGTGCACCTCGTGCACACCCCCAGACTCGCCCGCAGCCGGCTCGGACGCAGAGACTAAAGTCCCGTGCCCCGGGCACCTCTTGCGCCGTGTAGCCGGGGCCGCGGGACCTTGGTCCCGGAGCGCACCGGACACGCGCCTCATCCTGGAAGGGAGGAGCTCCCCCCGGTTCGAGGTCGATCCGCGCGAATTCGGGAATCGCCGGAATCCCTCCCGGGGGCCGAATGCGAGGGGGCGTCGCTGGCGCGGACGCCCCCTCGTGCTCCACGGCGGATGAGCTTGTAGACGGCATCCACCACCGCCACGGCCGGGATGGCGGCTGCGGCGAGCAGCCATCCGGCCGGTGTCGGCCACGAGCCGCCGAGGACGGACGCCACCGCCGGGATGCCGAGGAGCGCGATCAGGAGTGCCACCTGGGCCCCCACGGCATACAGCACCAGCCGATTGGTCCGCAGGTCCAGGCGCCAGACGGGCCGCACGCTGCTCCGGCACGCGAACGCGTTGGCCGCCTGGCCGAGTACGATCGCCGCGAAAGCGGCCCCGGATGCGGTGCTCAGCAGCGCAGCCGACACGGAGGCGCCCCAGTGCCAGCCGCCGGCGAGAAGGATCACGAGGAACGCCGACATCGCCACGACGGCCTCCGTCATGCCGAGCACCACGAATGCGCGCACGATGAGTCCGCCGTCGACGATGGACCGCCGGCGGCGACCCTGCATCACGTCGTCGCGCGGCGGCTCGGCCCCGAGCGCCAGGGCGGGGAGCATGTCGCTTCCGATGTCGAGGGCGATCACCTGGAGCACCCCGATGGCGAGCGGAACCAGACCGCCCGTCAATGCCCAGACCACGAACGGCGCGAGTTCGGCCACATTGTCG
This genomic window contains:
- a CDS encoding BON domain-containing protein, which encodes MTKATLSDLDVQDMVRDELEWVPDVDSAGIGVSVEEGAVTLSGEVDSYAEKLAAKSAALRVRGVRTVADDLIVRSKGTPPSEIDIVREVDHALKTAVNVPRSVQAEVTDHHVLLIGEAAWEYQRHAAQHAVQYLPGVYTISNMIRLTQRPSAPDTQQRIADALTRHAQLDAESIHVAVEGSRVTLTGIVHSWAESAQAADAAWASPHVTEVLNHLIIKAF
- a CDS encoding SHOCT domain-containing protein, whose product is MSKEHLMYGWMMTGTDPVWWVVWIVTALLIIAAAVAIAGLLTRSGGARPTVGAEAAPPARDILDQRYARGEIDHDEYIRRRDELAHSGR
- a CDS encoding Hsp20/alpha crystallin family protein gives rise to the protein MAGTIVRFDPLAELDSLSRELFDNRFFRALRGFAMPTTDVYTEDEKTVIVEAQLPNFEEKDITVNVDQGALVIHAEHHEKEEDKQKTYMLRESSSSFYRSVPLPDGADDEHITATFSGGILKVTVPLNGASAPRQIAISTTSQPGE